In Miscanthus floridulus cultivar M001 chromosome 8, ASM1932011v1, whole genome shotgun sequence, the sequence AATGGTACAAATGTATAGTTTAGGGCTTATTGAGATCACTTTTGAATTATAGTAATCGGACAAAAAAAAGTCTCAATGAACCAAACATCCAAGATTATGGATTGCCCAACCAACAGGTTATTCTAATAATATAATCCATCTCAAGCCTACTAATAGAAGATTATTGGTGCTACAAAACCTAAATCCTACTAGTATACTGCAACAAATATATAATCTAGGGATTCAAATAACACATTTATTATAATCCACAATTCAAATTAATACAATCTAATTTACAATCTAGATTCTAATAATCCAGAGGCGATTGAAACAGGCCCTTAGAAGCACAAATATAAACACTTTGGTTTTTTTTATAGTGACAAGTAACTTAGATGCAAAGATAGAGGGCCACTTGTAACTTTAAGTAATGGCAAAGGTGGATAATTTGGAAGCAAACTGATGGTTTTTTCTTTGCATTTTTATTTATAGTGGCATAAGGCAAATCATTAAATCTATATCTAAACTGCCCATGTATGTTATTGAAAGACTAGTTCATACTAGGTAATCCACTTCACATGTAGTCAAATCCATGTATAAGAAAATACACGTGTGTTTGAGGGATGGCATGGCTGTCTGCCATAATTAGCTGCATCTAATAATAAGCTAGTAGTATAAGACACTTCTTTTGGTGTCCAATTAGGAAATCTAAgaacatttttattttatttgtccATCGGACGATTCATCATCATGGTTGTTCTTGGTAATGTTTTGTCTCGGGGGCAATGGCTGATATAGAGAAAGAATATAAATAGTGAAAAAGGAAGTTGTGCTCCAAGTCGTTCATGGCAGCACCTGGGACAAAAACAATACGCTCCCCAAGAAATAGAGATCTCCAAGAAATACGCACATCCGGGGCGATGGATGCGCCGGGCGAGCACGGTGGCAGCAGCTTGCATCTGCACCTCCCAGCTTTCTGATAAAGATCGTGGGCGCTACTAACGAAAGGGGACAGATACGTCGCCCGCCCCCGCCCACGGTGATGATTAACATAATTattagtggctgctgctgctggctgggccatgctgctgccgctgccgctgccgctgcctctGCCACTGCCGCCCTCGCTGCGACTGAACTGCACTGCAACGCTGTGCAGTGCTGCATCGCCATGCCATCGCCATGCTGCCATCGCCCTGTGGTTTTTTTTAATCCTGCCCTCATGATTCGACCCCCCTGCCTGCTCCCTTTTGCCGGGCCACTCCACTCACGTGCGCTCGTCAAACCGCTGTCCCGAAGGAGTCAAAACCAAACCAAACACGGGTCCTCTCCTCCGTCACTCAGCTGGCTGAGCTCTCCCACACCGTTGCCACGCTCTCCCACATCGCACGCGGGGACGGTGCTGTTTCTTGGTTCTGGTGGGATGGAACTGGGGCTGAGCATGGGCGAGGCGCCAGTGCCGGACGCCGCCGGGAGGGCGCTGCCGGAGCTGGGCCTCGGGCTTGGGGTCGGGATTGGAGCCAGCGCCACCGGAACCGGAAGAGGGGGTGAGGAGGGCGGGAGGGGAATAAGCAGGGCAGCGGGAACGGGAACGGGGTGGTGGGCGGCGGGGCCGGCCACACCGGAGCCGGCGGTGCGGCTCAGCCTCGTGTCCAGCAGCCTCGGCCTTCAGTGGCCGCCTTCGGACGCCGGTGAGAGCCGTGTGTTCTTGTTTCTTCCGACGCTAGCTAGCTCCGCGCTCTGGATTCTTGGTTTCTCTGTTGGGTGGTGCCGTGACTGACCGGGtcgttcttcttcttcctgtctgCAGGCATCTGTCATGCAGGCCGTGGCGAGGCGCCGGCGGCGCGCGGGTTCGACATGAACCGGGCGCCGTCGTCGGTGGCGGCGAGCGCTCTGGCGGCGctggaggacgacgaggaagacctgggcgcggcggcggccctgTCCTCGTCGCCCAACGACGACAGCGCGGGCTCCTTCCCGCTGGACCTGGGTGGCGGCATACGTGCCCACGCCGAGGGAGGCGGCGGGGCGCAggccggcggctgcggcggcgagcgGTCGTCGTCTCGCGcgagcgatgaggacgagggcGCGTCCGCGCGCAAGAAGTTGCGACTCTCCAAGGAGCAGTCCGCGTTCCTGGAGGAGAGCTTCAGGGACCACAGCACCCTCAACCCTGTAAGAATCCATGGAAACTTGCCTTCTTGGTCTTGACGTCGAGACTAACCAACCTTTGTCGCCGGCGGCCTGCAGAAGCAGAAGGCGGCGCTGGCGAAGCAGCTCAACCTCCGGCCGCGACAGGTGGAAGTCTGGTTCCAGAACCGCCGAGCCAGGTAGGTGCATGCACAgggaaaaaaaaaaatctctgctCCTGATATCCTCCCTCCGGCTGGTCCAGCCGGCGGCCACGGAGCTGCTCAGTTCAGCTAACCTTATGTTCTCCGGCCGGCAATCGACGCGCCCATGTCATGCAggacgaagctgaagcagacggAGGTGGACTGCGAGTACCTGAAGCGCTGCTGCGAGACGCTGACGGAGGAGAACCGGCGGCTGCACAAGGAGCTGGCGGAGCTGCGCGCGCTCAAGACGGCGCGGCCCTTCTTCATGCGCCTCCCGGCCACCACCCTCTCCATGTGCCCCTCCTGCGAGCGCGTCGCCTCCGGCCCCAACCCTGCCTCCACCTCGGCACCACCTGCATCATCATCCACGCCGCCtgccacagccacagccacagccgcctcctacgccgccgccgtcgccgcaccCGTCGTGCGAGGCGAGCACCGGCCCTCGTCGTTCGCCGCGCTGTTCGCGGCGACCCGCAGCTTCCCGCTGGCATCCCTGCcgcgggcgccggcgccggccagCAACTGCTTGTAaatacgcgcgcgcgcgcgccatcAGCCTCTCCCTCCGTGGGTTGGTTCTCGTGAGAATTTTTGGGGTTTCCGAGGCCGTGCGTCGCCGTCGCGTCCACGGCTGGGATGCGAGAAGCGGAGGCTGCTGCTGGGACGGCGCCGTTAACCTTGATTTGCTCTCTGTTTAACGTGTTCATGTTATAAGCACGAATGGTTCATCAGGGTTTAAGCTCGTTTAGGACGAGAGGAATTTGTTTCGTTTtttttggcagcagcagctcagaAGTAGTACAGTGTTGCCACTATTTATGAAGTGCATTTGCTTCGCAGTTCGCGGTTCGTACGAGGGTGCAGATTTGCGAAATTATGGCGCCGCACGCGTTCCGAGCGACGAAAATTTTCAAGAGATTTTCGCGTACACCGCCGTGTTGTGTTGTCTGCTACTTTATGAGTGCCGTTTATGTGAGTCGTTGCTTGTCACTGCAGTTTGGAAAGGTGTGACAGTGTTAGTGTGAAAGTGGCGCGGCTACTTCTCTCCTGTATCTCAATCCGAATTTTGAGGACGGATTTTGAGAACGTGGATACAACTATAAGTTACGCGTCAACAAACATGGTTTACGTTTAATTAAAATTCTAGTGAATACTATTCACATTTATAActctaaaataatttattatgaaaatatatttcatgattaatctaataatgatatttatttgatatcataaatattgatattttttatctataattgattgaATTTAGGATACTAAACCATAacactgtgctagaattgtattttttccGTAGACAGAAGGAGTACTTCTGAATTTGATTATAGTATACGATATAAATTAGCAAAATCAAACAaatatatattatttataaatattatgTGGATCATCCTATGCAAATCTGAATTTTAAAAATGGGGAGAGCCTTATACGAATACGGATAATCTAGATCCAATTGTATGCGTACTCGGGTTAGCATATAGAATTAGCAAATCTAATAGATATAGATTACTTGCAAATATTACGTGGATTATCTGATATTTGAAATAAGATATCCGATCATTTCTCTTCCTACATTAAAAACAAAAGAAATTATGATAGAGAAAAGTTTGTAGTTGAGAGGTCTTAGTTTGTGAAGTGATTGGTTTAGGCACCCCGTCTACACCAGTTTTCCCACCCCCACTCCGTTTTCCGCTTCCCACTCAGTTTTTGAGTTGTAGAATGTCAACTATTGGAAATTACTATTGAGAAAGACAAGAATCGTTCGCTTAAGCTGTGTGGCACTGTTGCTATAACTAAAACAGCTGCAGCCACCAGGGGCCAGCCGTTTATAAGCAAAAGCGAacgattcaaaaaaaaaaaaatagagctTTGTATTCATTCTATTCACTTGGCCTAATCATTGATTTATGAAGTGATTTTTAAGGAGCTATTAAAGTTGCTCTAATGTAGATGCCAACTTATAGAGTTAGTAttattatttttcataatggaTAGTTTTTCAGAAAATAACCATAATGTAGATGAAAGGTCTTTGCACAAGATGCATGGCTCCAAGGCCACCAAACTTTGTTTTGTCATTATGGCTTCTTTATGTGAAAATGAACTAattcctataaaaatttctatataGCGAGATCCTTAGCCAATTCATCATACACTGACCACTCGCGATCGCACCGCTCTTTTTTTAGAAGTGTTTTGTTTTCTAGAAGGGGAGCAAAATATTACTCGTAGTTTTTATTGGAAGAAAAAAAGGGCTGGTCGTTTTATAAGTACTATATAGAAAATAATGCCTAAAATCATACAGTATGAGTATATGACAACCTAACAACTAACAACTCCATGTAACTTTAAAAAGCTCATTTATCCAACCGTCGGATAAACTCTTTCTTTCTTTGCATTTGCTGAGCACAAAAGCAACCACAATGATCATAAGATACCATCACCTCCGTCTaagataaatatatttttaattatGCACTTGGACAAACACTTATCTAGCTCAAGGTAATAAATAGCATATAGCAGGTTGGTAGCGGATTGACGTCGAGGTAGCGGATTGCGGATAACGGTTGATATTGCGGACGATAAGTTACAATAGAGGCACCCGATAATCCCACATAATTTTAAGTACATATATCATGAATAATGAATATAAATAGACATTTAATTACATTCAAATAACGTCTGAACTTGGACCTGGAGGCTACAGCCGATGCGTGAGTGTTTGAGTTGAGGGTGTGAGTCGTAGTGAGCTGGGTTGATTAGGGTTATTTGCTTCCACGCTATTGCGGCCTGCTACGTGCAATTGTGTCCACAATATCATCCCGCTATTCAGAATTGTGGCCACAAAGTTCCACACTACAGAGTTCAGAGCACTACCTCATAGTGGTAGCAGCAATGGGCCGCTACCGCAATTGCGGGCGCTATCGCCGCTATTTATTACCTTGATCTAGCTACTATAGCTAGAAATGAACTCCTTCCTAGATTGACCTATACCCACGACCACTCCATGGGTGGTGAGGTCAACAAGTCATGAGCGACATTGGCCACTCGATAATCCATCATACTTTTTGGTAGCCGACCAGGTGATTAAGCCGAGAGTGACTTGACACTTGAGACCAGGCTACTGCCGTTAAGCATGTCTGGGCTTTTATTATGGATGATGATTAGAGCTTTGTGTAGGGCTGACGCGTGGCCAGGAGACAAGGCCTTCTTCTCAAACGCCCCcatctagggccttgtttagttctaaggtgtaaagttttggggtgttaTATAGGGGTATCGTATGGGGTATtctgatactaataaaaaaataaattacagaatccgtcagtaaaacGCGAGaggaatttattaagcctaattaattcatcattagcacatgtgttacagtagcactttattgtcaaatcttGCACTGATTAGACTTAAAGAGTGTTCACCTAAACGGATTAAACGACCGTTTAAATggccagtaaacggtaaacggtggtaaactgttttgtttaggaggtaaacggaaattaaacggttgaccgtttaaacggtcaaaaaacggGGAAAACAGACTAAATGGAACAAGgataaacaacattaaacgggctaaacagctatttaaacggccgtttaggcaaacacgaggtaaatctaattcagttttgtatggataaatttgtatacttaagtttattatatttataaatgtgtgcacttgatatgttacatgcataaatatctatatttagttcttttcacatgcataaatatatatacataccaaaataattgatttttactcggataaatatgtataaatgctagaatacttgattttttacatgcacatatataattatatgtattttttaaaagtacaaaaccgtttagaccgtttaacttcatttaaacaccgtgtaaacagcctaaacgctaaatgaaGGCGACCATGTAAAGACCGTTtatcgtttaggaaaacattgggcttaaaagatccgtctcgCATAGTAGTCacaatctatgcaattagttattttttagtccatATTTAATACCCCATGTATGTGTTTAGATATTCGATGGGATATGACGTAAACTTTTGGAGGAGGAACTAAACAAAGCAAGGGTAGTTTGGGCCGGTATTGCTAAATGTTTGGGGGCAAACAATACTCCTAGAGACTTATCACAGTGCTTGGATTGGTGTGAGAAATGGTTGCCTCGGAGCAAGAAATACAATAATGTGTGGGGGTAGCTGCTATCTGCTTGGCTATTTAGAAAGCAAGGAACAAAGCTTGCTTCGACAAGAAATTAATAAAGAACCTTGTCGAGATCATTGTCATGCATGTGCACTAATGAAGTATTGAGCATGTCTCTATGGGGAAATAGACAGGCAAtatgaaaggttctaatggctagagggggtgaatagcctattaaaaatttctataacaacacttaacaaactggttagacaattatgagacgaatcaagtattgcactagcctactaaaaagcaagccacctaccacaattctagtttatatagtttctatccacacaatagctatgacactacactaagttagtatgctctcaaaagctaactaaagagccacactaaccaaactaacaagctctcataactagctacactaaagagcttgacaactagtttgcggtaatgtaaagagagtgagcaagatggttataccgctgtgtcgaggaaggagccaatcaatcataagaatgaataccaatgaagaccaatcacttcggaatcaaatgatgaacacaatgattttttaccgaggttcacttgcttgtcggtaagctactcctcgttgtgacgattcacttacttagaggttcacgcgctaattggcatcacatgccaaaccctcaatagggtgccacacaaccaacacaagatgaggatcacacaagccacgagcaatccactatagtatcttttggctctccgccggggaaaggtcaagaacccatcacaatcaccacgatcagagccggagacaattaccactctccgctcgacgatcctcgttgctccaaaccgtctaggtggcggcaaccatcaagagtaacaagcgaatcccgcagcgaaacacgaacaccaagtgcctctagatacaaacactcaagcaatgcacttggattctctcacaatctcacaaagataatgaatcaatgatggagatgagtgggagggctttcgctaagctcacaagattgctatgtcaatgcaaatggccaagagagtgagctggagccggccatggagcttaaatagaagctcccacgaaatagagccgttgtaccccttcactgggcacaacacggagtgaccggacgctctggtcagatcgaccagacgctggccctcagcgtccggtcacgtgatacacgccacgtgtcccctctctttgaatactattcgcttgatctcaacggtcaatagtcgaccggacgctgcagctcaaagtgaccggacgctgaaccccagcgtccggtcgtttccagtaagcatctagagatgacttttcacgaccgaacgcgtccggtcatgcttgaccggacacacccaacgtccggtcactcggcgactcctctgtgtgcgaccatgtcagtgtgaccggacgcagccagccagcgtccggtcgttttagcgccagcgtccggtcgatgaccgacgctgcgctttttttgctgctactgaccgaacacgccggtccttcagagaccagcgtccggtcacttatagtgacctccatattttctgtctagggcgccgatggcactgtcggactatccgcactctacgggcggacactccaccagtgaagaTCCTAACCCTtcctcaaatgtgtcaaccaaaaagtgcatcaccttgtgcatatgtgttagcatattttcacaaatattttcaagggtgttagcattccactagatcctaaatgcatatgcaatgatttagagcatctagtggcactttgacaatctcttaatagtacggctatcaaacttaaatatgatcacactctcaaagtgtcttaatcactaaaacaaaatagctcctaccatttatacatttgccttgagtattttgtttttctctttcttcttttcaagtccaagcacttgatcatcaccatggcattaccatcatcatgtcatgatcttcatttgcttcaccacttggaatgtgctacctatgtcatgatcacttgataaactaggttagcacttagggtttcatcaattcaccaaaatcaaactagagctttcacaataGCTGATTGAAGGTGTGAACACCATGCTATGGTGGCAATAGAGCTGTGTTGTTCATTACCAGGAGGCTTCTCTCACGGCTACATGAACGGTTTTTAGGGGTGGCCGGTAAGGCTCTGTAGAAGCGGCTCGGCCAGCCGTCCCTACCAAACTatctctataaatcatgtatttgtaggagcggttcccagaccgtccttataaatcaatttatagagacggctggtgtcatcactatctacaacttttattttggtcacttctttatttgacaaagtattagtaaacattattcacaaattcacatatcacacatagtttcatgaactatataagagaaatgttgatttgtgaacaatgtttactatcactttgtcagatgaagaaataaccaaaataaaaattgtagatcttgatgagttatacatctttagtattcatcactttttcagctgaaatcatttggtgtttcaaaatcttgtttgaacttgtcattttcttaaatttgaaaatttgaattgctcaaactttgtcaaacgaaaagaatgatcaaatcaacacagtaacttgatagagcatgattttagaaatttttaaaaaaaatcatcacatttggagttaatataagagagaaagactagttacaaattttacccagagattaaaaagaaaaatcataactgttcatcatgatcaataatgaacaagtgtgatttctctttttaatctgtggctgaaacttgtaactagtttttgtccctcatactaactccaaatgtgatggttttttccctaaaattttctaaaatcatgctctatcattttagtctagtcgtctatttttgtcactaattttggacaattcaaaatttgaatttcagaaaatgacaacttcaaactagattttcaaccactaaatgatttcagctgtaaatgttatgaatataaaagttgtataactcgtcaagatctccaacttttattttggtcatttctttatttcataaagtgttaagtgcttgttttaagtgtttcaatagtaaTCCGAACATGTTGCGGTAGTAATaagtgcttgtttcaaatgtctGCGTGTTACAACTGTTTTAGTGGTAATAGAGTGAatgttgcaataggttcatctAGATGTTACAAAGCATAGTCTcaaacacatgcataaatgtagtctcacacacatacataaatatatagtctcacacacatacataaatacatatagtctcacacatatgcataaataaagtcttacaaacatacacacttacacaaacactccacgttcaacaactagctagcccgttgtaacgacttttcccttgacacattTCATTCCCTTAGCAATATGTCTTTGGACAGGTTCTTTTTcataacactgatcttcttaggaaagtctatgaatagtggcatcttatcgtagttattgtaaacttcaacatcgtccacgccatcaacttcgATAATGTGCTATTTTCCGGAggtaaccacgtgctttgtcttcttcttcgggggggaaggttactttgtgggtcaggcgtatagaaaacttgtgcgacacgtgaagcgagcacccaagggtcatcttggtagcctagattctcgaggtctaggactctcaatccgatctcgttcagttggtgttgtttgatccagcggcatcgagaCAGGGCCACTGTTATATCTCTtttatagtcaagttcccatatcccttcaatgatgccaaagtattggatctttcgctcCACTCCATAGAGAACTTCTATTCGAATGCTGTTGTTTTGGTtcatatatttactatcctttgcgtgggtatagtatgtgtacccattgatgtcataagcttttcaagatgtcacttgtctcgatggcccctttgCCAACCTACTGATGATAATAGAGTCTAtgatttctccaggcggtatgttttagtccttcaaccatatagttagtcgttgcttgtgctgttttatgacccaatcatctaaacgatcatttctctctgccataatgatagccaagtgttcatcaatatacggttgcatcagttgtgtactctacaagacactataatgtgtccgactcacttctttgtaatcatggtcgatgaacacttttctaccactagtgccctttccagccagcctacccttgtgatgagaatcgggtttatcaatctctttctatacttttaggtattCTTGACTGCACTCGATGaattcttcagtactgtaaccctctatcatggagccctctgggtatgctcgattatgcacatatcggcttagaaccgacatgaactgctcgtaggaccacatttcatgcaagtagcaagggcctagcgcctgtatctgatgaacaatgtgaatcatgagatgtggcattatataaaaaaaagcaggaggtaagcacatctttagttggttttgtgtctccaccataaattcatgtaggtcacttagctctttcttgccaatcgtcttctgtgagatcttcaaaagaaagtagcacatgcgggtgatagccattttcaagaactctagctttatagccctgattgcaataggtagaaacactatcagcatcacatgacaatcgtcagacttgcagtgtgttattgacaagtccttcatcgacactagcttcttcatattCGCTGAAAactcagtcgggactttgacccccttaggaaagtgcatatagctctcttctcttctagtTCTAGGTTAAAGCACGCCgtgggtagagtgtattttccattagcctctggtaccgggtgaagctgtggcatcacgctTAGCTACACCCTATCTTTCCATGATTTTAgatcatcctttgacttgcctatgtccatcaaggtaacaatgagactctcaaagacattcttctgcacgtgcatagcatcaatggcatggggggaTCTCTACATCTGGGCAATAAGGCAGACACTGAAAAAAggtcgattgtttcttgaaaggtatgccttcgacaagaggtgtgcttctatcccTTTTCGTCctatctagattcttctttctatagacgacgcgtatgtttttcaccattctatacacgtgttctccgttatgatgtctctccagagggggttcaatcttcggGGTATTgtgataaaatctaaagaataatttgctgtggtacttgtgacttgtctttaagaagcgtcggttccttaggtaaactatcttcttggatgcatccaggaacacccatgtagtaccatccaagcaaactaagcatcccgtcttt encodes:
- the LOC136473210 gene encoding homeobox-leucine zipper protein HOX27-like codes for the protein MELGLSMGEAPVPDAAGRALPELGLGLGVGIGASATGTGRGGEEGGRGISRAAGTGTGWWAAGPATPEPAVRLSLVSSSLGLQWPPSDAGICHAGRGEAPAARGFDMNRAPSSVAASALAALEDDEEDLGAAAALSSSPNDDSAGSFPLDLGGGIRAHAEGGGGAQAGGCGGERSSSRASDEDEGASARKKLRLSKEQSAFLEESFRDHSTLNPKQKAALAKQLNLRPRQVEVWFQNRRARTKLKQTEVDCEYLKRCCETLTEENRRLHKELAELRALKTARPFFMRLPATTLSMCPSCERVASGPNPASTSAPPASSSTPPATATATAASYAAAVAAPVVRGEHRPSSFAALFAATRSFPLASLPRAPAPASNCL